One window from the genome of Rhea pennata isolate bPtePen1 chromosome 16, bPtePen1.pri, whole genome shotgun sequence encodes:
- the LOC134147921 gene encoding uncharacterized protein LOC134147921, whose amino-acid sequence MERGKSESSCVISCEEAAGDINERYWQHYQAMFPVHSSLESIHKYEDKKMQLATTQSFFEKGFPANSTKGELLREGVQVGMNGKKNVKTNTDADAIQLNYVPGVYVCSLPMKGEVTRSESAIHHPLLSSSCLTAARKTSGSESDSSNCCKPKLETPESYKSADKGSMFNPCLGSRSWCKCSQEILLHRLEEGASYKGRRGTLSKSNIPDIIQDVSQNHHC is encoded by the exons ATGGAACGTGGTAAATCTGAATCCTCATGTGTGATCTCCTGTGAAGAAGCAGCAGGTGACATAAATGAAAGATACTGGCAACATTACCAAGCTATGTTTCCAGTTCATTCATCCTTGGAAAGCATCCACAAGTATGAGGACAAGAAGATGCAGCTTGCAACCACACAGTCTTTCTTTGAGAAGGGCTTTCCAGCTAACAGCACGAAAGGTGAGCTGCTGCGGGAAGGTGTGCAAGTGggaatgaatggaaaaaaaaatgtcaagacCAACACAGATGCTGATGCAATACAGCTGAATTATGTCCCTGGTGTATACGTGTGCTCCCTTCCCATGAAAGGTGAGGTGACTCGGTCAGAGAGCGCCATCCATCacccccttctctcctcctcctgtctAACTGCTGCCAGAAAAACCTCTGGCTCAGAAAGTGACTCTTCCAACTGTTGCAAGCCAAAACTGGAAACACCAGAGAGTTACAAGAGTGCAGACAAAGGATCTATGTTTAACCCTTGCCTGGGGAGTAGAAGCTGGTGCAAGTGCTCCCAAGAAATCCTGCTCCACCGTCTGGAAGAAGGTGCTAGCTAcaaggggaggagaggaacccTTTCAAAGAGCAATATCCCAGACATCATCCAG gatGTTTCACAAAATCACCActgctag